The sequence below is a genomic window from Phoenix dactylifera cultivar Barhee BC4 chromosome 8, palm_55x_up_171113_PBpolish2nd_filt_p, whole genome shotgun sequence.
TATTCAGTGAAGTGGAAGGAGACAAGAACACCGTTTGAGAACCGGATGGATAAGTATTCGCAAACTTCATCACTGCCACATCACTTGGAAATTCATTGGTTCTCCATAATTAACTCATGCGTCACGGTTCTTCTGCTGACTGGATTTCTTGCCACGATTCTCATGCGGGTGTTAAAGAATGACTTTGTCAAGTGAGAATGTTttcaatttctttatttttttttacattattctgttttattttttttttccattttaagCGCATGCTTGGAAATTAGCACACGGCACATGAGATATAGAAAATCAATGGATCTCTAAGAGCAATATAAGTAGAATTGAGATAGAATCTATAAAACCTGGTCTTTTTTGAAAAACGATAGATTAACAACTCCACTAAAACTACATGAACTTTGATTTGTGTTTTCATATATTTGAGCATGGACATCCATATTGCTGCAACACATCTGTTTCGATCCTTTTATTGACCTAACTGCATGATACACCATATCGGCTCGAATCGGGTGGCACGgaacataccgtaccgtactagTTCGATACCGATATCCGATACGGGTGGCATACTGACActtggtatgccaaaaaaaattcgTATCGTATCGTATCGTATcgatactgtgctagtgtggcaccggtacggaatttggtaccgagacggcgaactTTGGACCCGAGTATACTTTATCATATGTGTTAGAAACTATGTGCAAATTTTATTGGAGCAAGGGATTAAcaattttcaaaaatcaataaattcttggatttaattattattttgtatGTCAACGTAGCTCTTGAAGACACATGTGATCTGTATCAGTATATGTTGCCATCAtagatttttttgaaaactGTATTTTATGTGTATATATAGGTACTGGTTATTGGAACTTGCAATTGATTCATAATATGCTGCTATTGTATATTATGATAATATTGTGGTTGTCAGTTCTAGATCTTATTGAAAGCACAACATGCCACTTCGTGCATTTTCCACTGGACAGCAATTAATATGGGCTGAAGTAACATAGTGGCTTACGAGCTATGACACCGACAAAATATGCTACTTGCTAGAACAATAAGTATATAACATAAATATATGGTGATAAACATTGTCCAATATTATATATgttattatgattttgaaatttattattgAAATACTGAGATTTCATTCAAAATCTTTACTTAGATGTTCAAATCCTTGTTTGCTACTGTTTTGAAGTCAGTCACCAATTAGAATTCTGTATCTGGCATACTCTTAAAATTCTATTACTTGTTGAGCTGTTTAAAGATAACAATTAACAAGCTTTGATGGCCTAAAAGTCCtgtgtaaaaaaaaaagtctacaATGCTATCTATAGTTAACTATATAAAGTATGAGAATGATAGGAACATATTAGAAAATTGTATGAATCACAATGTGTTCACCACTGGTAAATGCAAAACCTTCCCAGATTATATGGCCCAAGATGAACTTGATATAGCCTCAGATGAGACAGTATGGCGCCCAATGCATGGATGGGGCATGGAGTTGTTCGTGCCGGAAGAATATTAGCTTGTCATGCTACATTTAGAAGATATATACTGGTGCTAGCTGAAGTCTAAAGCTATAAACTATATTCTTAGTAATCTCTGAGATTTTAGTATCAAGTTTTTAATTGGATTTACGGAACAGGAATCGGGTCCTCAGAGGTGTTTGCAGATCATGATGGTGTGTTTCTGTGCATGCTAGAGAAAGAGAGCAATAGAATAATTTATCTGCTCTCTTTATATGCTTAAAAATATAGTCGCAACATTCAATTGATTAACCCTCTGTTAATCTCTCTTCTATGATTAAAGGTATGCTCATGATGAGGAATCAGCTGAAGACCAGGAAGAGACTGGATGGAAATATATCCATGGGGATGTCTTTAGGTTCCCGAAGCACAAGTCACTCTTTTCTGCCTGTGTTGGTTCTGGCACTCAGCTATTTGCTCTGTAAGCTTTGGATATAAATCTTGTATTGTTTGATTTTGTTAATCTGAATGCACTACTGATAAATAATATGTTCAACTAATAGATGTATCATTTATTTAAATGTCCACATATTATCTAGCAAACTATGATTTGTTTGTCTTTCATCTTCCTtatactgttttttttttgtgtggcaTACTTGGCAGTGCAATTTTCATATTTATTCTGGCTTTAGTTGGGGTGTTCTACCCTTACAATCGAGGTGCTCTTTTCACTGCACTGGTTGTCATCTATGCACTTACATCTGGTATAGCTGGTTATACTTCCACTTCTTTCTATTTTCAGCTCGAAGGAACAAACTGGGTGCGTCcctaattttcttttcatttatcattttatgtttcatttttttcttcattcATTAGTCTTAACATGTAATTGCTTTTCAAACATATGCAATATGTGCAAATAAAATGTATGGGATGAATAAATGGAAGTATTTGTTGTTACTATTTTCACATTTCTGTTTGCAGGTAAGGAATTTGCTGATGACAGGATGCCTGTTTTGCGGGCCTCTGTTCCTGACATTCTGCTTTCTGAACACTGTTGCCATTGTATATAGTGCTACAGCAGCACTCCCATTTGGCACTATTTTAGTGATTCTTCTCATATGGACActggtaacttctcctctgctTGTTCTGGGCGGGATTGCTGGCAAGAACAGCAAGGCAGAATTCCAGGCTCCTTGTCGCACTACTAAGTATCCTCGAGAAATCCCACCTCTGCCTTGGTATAGAGGAACTATTCCGCAGATGGCAATGGCTGGTTTTCTACCCTTTAGTGCTATTTATATCGAACTTTACTACATTTTTGCAAGTGTCTGGGGCCACCGAATTTACACAATCTACAGCATCCTCTTTATAGTCTTTATCATTCTTCTCATAGTCACTGCCTTCATAACTGTCGCATTGACCTACTTTCAACTTGCTGCTGAAGATCATGAATGGTGGTGGAGGTAAGCCAGATATTTTTGTTTATCCATTGACTTGATAGGTATTTCATATTATTTGTGTTAGCTGTCCCTGCATTGAGACTCTCTTTACATATATATTTCTAATGGTTTTCCAGATCCTTCCAGGCCTGCTATTTATATAACTTTGTAACTTTTGCTTGGTATGCATGGGGCCTTagttagtttcttttttttctttttcttgatcaCCTTTTGTTGCTGATTTTTCGGAAGTTAATCTGCAcaagattaaattttgtatttatCCTGTAAGGGAAATGCCAATGAGTGCTGCAATGAATGCCTTTGTACTAGTGACATGCCACTAAAACTAACTTTTAAGCTAAAAACTTTGTATATATAAATGCACACTACTCCAAAACTCTCTCCTCGAAGTTCTTGAATTTGTTTCTTGTCACAATCTGTATTTTTTTATCATGTATCGTACCCATTTCCTTTGTTAGTACTGAGGGAAGGTGATCTAATAATTTAATTGTTGACATTTTGTTTGAAAAATAATGGTTCAAAAGCTTTGGATCTTGCATTGAACTTTTCAAGTTGGGATCACAAGTTAGCTCTTTTCATCTCCTTATGTTTGTCACTGCCCATGTGTTCCCTCCCCCCTTATTTATGGAGAAAAGTGAAACAATGGAAGGTAAATCTGGGACCCTACAGAAAAGATGACCATGGAGTCATTTATGGTGTGCATGAGAAGGAAAGGGAGGTCAGGGAATGGAGTTAGAGGTATCTTGGCTCTTGGGTTGCGTAAATTGTACAACTTAAACACTTTTGAATTCGAAAGATCTATAGCCTATATGAAATTTATCCATTAAAGAGAAAGGTGTCTACATCATATGGATGTTCTGAGGCATTCAGAGTGACAATCCATCTTGTCTTTAATGTTTTGTGCTTTCTTTTCTGTGCACTCTCATCTGTGAGAAGTTAATGCTATTTTCTACAGTTGTATTGTGTGCTACAGCTTTATAAATGCTTGTTCATTTCATGAAATGCTAAATTTCAACTCCAGTTAGTTTAAATTATGGAacctttaatttaaaattagacATGCATTCCGATCACAGTTAACACGTTggttatatatgttttctaattTATGTTTTAGATAATGGACTTATGAGTCTAATTTTCAAGTCAGATTGATATTTGCTCAAGCCTAGATTGCTTAAAACTGCCTTGTTGCAATTAGTCCAGTGCAATAAAATAGATATTCAAATTTAAGGTCTGAAGGGCAATAAAAAAGACAACAGAAATACTacaataatttataaatttttaaacaaCTTATTTGTAAAAATGATCAAGTTGATGTTCAGTGTGTCAGAGATATGAACATCCAGTGCATGCCACCAGCCCTATCTATGCATCCGAGACAAGAAGTTTCAGATGTTCATAAGTGGTGGAGCCTATGAAATAGCTGAAAAGATGGTATAATTGCTTCAATCGAAGGGATTTGTTGCTAGCCAGCAAGGTAGAAGTGCTTAGAGGAGCCTTAGGTGGTGGGCTTTGATGAGCCAATATGTTAAGAACGGGGAATCTGGTTTAAATAGGTTCCAAAAGTTGGAAGTTTGGTATGAAGCATATGTTCAAATAAAGGTATTGAAATgatggttttctggactgataGTTGAAGTTCGGCCTGATTTAGTAGGCTGTTAATGCATGTGGTGACTGCTGCCTGATGCTATATTCCAATCCTCTTATTTGCGTGTCTGATTTTCATGAAATTCAGATAAAACATCATCCACCATTACGCTGCTGATTACATGGCAATGAAGTTATGCTTTTAAGGAGGTTTTCTGttgttagggtttagggtttctgGTGTTAGCTTAACAATTGACATAGATCAAGATACCTATCATCATGACCTTATTATGGTGATTTAGTAGGTTATTAATGCATGCGGGGACTGCTGCGTGATCTTATATTCCAATCCTCTCCTTTGCGTGTCTTGATTTTCATGAATTCACATAAAACATCATCCACCATTACGTTGCTGATTACATGGCAATGAAGTTATGctttaaaagaggttttctgctgttagggtttagggtttctgTTGTTAGCTTAATAGTTGACATGGATCAAGATACCTATCATCATGACCTTATTATGGAAGATAATACTTATTTGCTCCTGGGCTTGCGGTTTCCTTTAAATTATGTGCAGTTTGTGAACTATAGCATGCATAGTTCACCAATAGGATTTGAGTATTGTTATTCTTTGGACCTGGGTCAATGCTGCAGAGCTGCCTTAGAAGGTCTTTTAAAGTTGAGCCCGAGAGAGTCCAAAAATGGGTATAGGTTTTTAGAACAAAACA
It includes:
- the LOC103708611 gene encoding transmembrane 9 superfamily member 2-like, whose translation is MGIKKPMDLVAALAAVFGLCYGIAGVAADASDHRYKAGEAVPLYANKVGPFHNPSETYRYFDLPFCIPEHVKEKSEALGEVLNGDRLVDAPYKLDFRVDLDSKVVCPKKLKGEDVAQFRSAVLKDYYFQMYYDDLPIWGFIGKVDREGKTDENEYKYYLYRHIHFEVLYNGDRVIEINAHTDPNALADVTKDREIEVEFLYSVKWKETRTPFENRMDKYSQTSSLPHHLEIHWFSIINSCVTVLLLTGFLATILMRVLKNDFVKYAHDEESAEDQEETGWKYIHGDVFRFPKHKSLFSACVGSGTQLFALAIFIFILALVGVFYPYNRGALFTALVVIYALTSGIAGYTSTSFYFQLEGTNWVRNLLMTGCLFCGPLFLTFCFLNTVAIVYSATAALPFGTILVILLIWTLVTSPLLVLGGIAGKNSKAEFQAPCRTTKYPREIPPLPWYRGTIPQMAMAGFLPFSAIYIELYYIFASVWGHRIYTIYSILFIVFIILLIVTAFITVALTYFQLAAEDHEWWWRSFLCGGSTGLFIYGYCLYYYHARSDMSGFMQTSFFFGYMACICYGFFLLLGAIGFRAALLFVRHIYRSIKCE